A region of Coleofasciculus chthonoplastes PCC 7420 DNA encodes the following proteins:
- the rppA gene encoding two-component system response regulator RppA: protein MRILLVDDEVELTDPLSRVLKREGYEVDVAYEGQSGRQLAMQSDYDLLILDWMLPHQSGLELCQQLRSQGKTTPVLFLTAKDTLDDRVMGLDAGADDYLVKPFELRELLARVRALLRRSAATETNAPVRLRVASLELDVENQLAYRNGRLIELSEKETQLLDYFMRHSGQLLTHGEIYQQLWQDEEQPSSNVLAALVRLLRRKIEAPGEAPLIHTVYGKGYRLGEGS, encoded by the coding sequence ATGCGTATTCTGTTGGTTGATGATGAAGTTGAACTCACCGATCCTTTAAGCCGAGTCCTCAAACGGGAGGGATATGAGGTTGATGTCGCTTATGAGGGACAGTCGGGACGCCAGTTAGCGATGCAAAGCGACTATGACTTACTTATACTAGATTGGATGTTACCGCATCAGTCTGGGTTAGAGCTTTGCCAACAGTTGCGATCGCAAGGGAAAACGACGCCGGTTCTTTTCCTTACCGCTAAAGATACCCTGGATGATCGGGTGATGGGATTGGATGCAGGGGCGGATGATTATTTAGTTAAACCCTTTGAATTGCGAGAATTACTGGCTCGAGTTCGCGCCTTGCTGCGGCGTTCGGCGGCGACGGAAACCAATGCGCCTGTTCGGTTGCGCGTTGCTTCTTTAGAACTGGATGTAGAAAATCAGCTCGCTTATCGTAATGGACGATTAATTGAACTCTCGGAAAAAGAAACCCAGCTTCTGGACTATTTTATGCGTCATTCGGGTCAACTGTTGACTCATGGGGAAATTTATCAGCAGTTGTGGCAGGATGAAGAACAACCTAGTAGTAATGTCTTAGCGGCTTTAGTGCGCTTGTTACGCCGCAAAATAGAGGCTCCTGGTGAAGCCCCATTGATTCACACGGTATACGGGAAGGGATATCGTTTGGGCGAGGGGAGTTAA
- a CDS encoding PEP-CTERM sorting domain-containing protein → MNSIYSKISFRTAGVALGVGLATVGLSLVSGVASAATVTSLPDFTDDQFDGLINSGEFTEVFVAEGRIGNNSLNQAERELGINDKAGTPVQSAQFVWGNGTVYDFTLEYTGSTVNYNVGGTILSSTAFTEPIDTIYIRTKETANSNVRLNLDSLNTFSAPSDNDSDDVDYVLIEDISAPFTLTGTVSFDWTGDQPTRSNLAYQIKVGTSEPVPEPLTILGSGVALGFGALLKKESSRKQNKVK, encoded by the coding sequence ATGAATAGCATCTACTCAAAAATTTCGTTCCGAACGGCTGGAGTTGCTTTAGGCGTTGGTTTAGCCACTGTGGGTCTGTCTCTCGTTTCGGGTGTTGCCAGTGCCGCTACAGTCACGAGTCTACCTGACTTTACCGATGACCAGTTCGATGGGTTAATCAATAGTGGGGAATTTACCGAAGTATTCGTGGCTGAAGGGCGAATTGGTAATAACAGTTTGAACCAGGCTGAACGTGAGTTGGGGATTAATGATAAAGCTGGGACTCCTGTGCAATCCGCTCAGTTTGTCTGGGGGAATGGTACAGTCTATGATTTCACACTGGAGTATACTGGCTCAACAGTCAACTATAACGTTGGTGGAACAATCCTAAGTAGCACAGCGTTTACCGAACCAATTGATACGATATATATTCGTACCAAAGAAACAGCCAACAGCAATGTACGGCTTAATCTTGATAGTTTGAATACCTTTTCGGCTCCAAGTGATAACGATAGTGACGATGTAGACTATGTGTTGATTGAAGATATCTCAGCACCGTTTACACTGACGGGTACAGTCAGCTTCGATTGGACTGGAGATCAACCGACTCGCTCTAACTTGGCGTATCAAATCAAAGTAGGCACTAGCGAACCTGTTCCTGAACCCTTGACTATCCTAGGTTCAGGTGTCGCGCTCGGATTTGGTGCTTTGTTGAAAAAAGAGTCTTCCAGAAAGCAAAATAAGGTAAAGTAA
- a CDS encoding Gfo/Idh/MocA family protein, whose amino-acid sequence MMDQLPIRAGIVGTGYAANQRAQTLQADARSQLVVVSGHTPETVQDFVQRHQTSAVESWQQVVAHPDVDLVFVCTINRDHGAIVRAALTAGKHVVVEYPISLDPTEAESLIALAQAQGKLLHVEHIELLGGLHQALQQSLPEIGTPFYARYVTIVPKHPSPQRWTYHRDLFGFPFKAALPHIHRFTNLFGNVATVSCNTQFWQHSNYYSACLCTAQLQFAKGLIAHVTYGKGDVFWQRLRTFEVHGDRGTLVFEGDQGKLIRGEEEHPITVAGRRGLFVQDTQMVLDHLMDGKSLYVSSEASLYALQVGEAACQSAQTNQMIVLK is encoded by the coding sequence ATGATGGATCAACTGCCCATTCGGGCTGGTATCGTCGGGACTGGATATGCTGCCAACCAGCGGGCGCAAACCTTACAGGCGGATGCGCGATCGCAGCTTGTGGTTGTCAGTGGGCATACCCCGGAAACTGTGCAAGACTTTGTACAACGTCACCAAACCAGTGCCGTGGAGTCTTGGCAACAAGTGGTGGCACATCCGGATGTGGATTTAGTCTTTGTTTGTACGATTAATCGTGATCATGGTGCGATTGTTAGGGCGGCTTTAACCGCAGGGAAGCATGTTGTTGTCGAATATCCCATTTCCCTTGATCCGACAGAAGCCGAATCCCTAATTGCCCTTGCTCAAGCTCAAGGCAAACTCCTACATGTGGAACATATTGAGCTATTAGGCGGCTTACATCAAGCCTTACAGCAATCATTACCAGAGATTGGCACTCCTTTTTATGCCCGATATGTCACAATTGTGCCTAAGCATCCATCGCCGCAGCGTTGGACATACCATCGGGACTTATTTGGCTTTCCCTTTAAAGCCGCATTACCCCACATCCATCGATTTACTAATTTATTTGGTAACGTCGCAACCGTTAGCTGTAATACTCAGTTTTGGCAGCACTCAAACTATTATAGTGCCTGTCTATGTACGGCTCAATTACAGTTTGCCAAAGGTTTAATTGCCCACGTCACCTATGGTAAAGGAGACGTATTTTGGCAGAGGTTGCGGACGTTTGAAGTCCACGGCGATCGCGGGACACTGGTATTTGAGGGCGATCAAGGTAAATTAATCCGGGGAGAGGAAGAACATCCTATCACTGTAGCAGGGCGTCGCGGTTTATTTGTTCAAGATACGCAAATGGTATTGGATCATCTAATGGATGGAAAGTCTCTGTATGTGTCGAGTGAAGCCAGTTTATATGCGCTTCAGGTTGGAGAAGCTGCTTGCCAATCAGCCCAAACCAATCAAATGATTGTGTTGAAATAG
- a CDS encoding GNAT family N-acetyltransferase, whose protein sequence is MYKLNGREDELTVNLSVRVFPRTFGYQGEMRYEFTQADDLVGVVSVCEDETSYFIHFLNVMPGNRGKGYGSKILKMLCQMLHDKPITLELDKGSPFGIENLRAWYSRHGFVSTTEDLMIRQPPGSRKQEA, encoded by the coding sequence GTGTATAAGTTGAATGGACGAGAGGATGAGTTAACCGTGAATCTATCGGTACGAGTCTTTCCCAGAACTTTTGGATATCAAGGGGAAATGAGGTATGAGTTTACTCAGGCAGATGACTTAGTCGGAGTGGTATCTGTCTGTGAGGATGAAACCTCCTATTTTATTCATTTCTTAAACGTCATGCCTGGTAATCGTGGCAAAGGGTATGGTTCTAAAATCCTGAAGATGCTTTGTCAAATGTTGCATGATAAACCAATTACTCTAGAACTGGACAAGGGTAGTCCTTTTGGCATAGAAAATTTACGCGCCTGGTACAGCAGACATGGTTTTGTATCAACGACTGAGGATTTGATGATACGCCAGCCGCCAGGTAGCCGGAAACAGGAAGCATGA
- a CDS encoding serine/threonine-protein kinase: MSYCLNLTCPKPDNPDHARFCSTCGSKLLLGDRYRAMELISQGGIGRTFRAIDESESGLSTCIIKQFSPTNQGTTNIEKAAASFRQEAARLQTLGEHPQIPRLLAYFEPNPQRGTTGAIVQCLVEGESLAQQLVQEGAFNETQIRHILAQLLPVLQYIHSHQVIHRDINPANIICSASTGIETDADTLVLVDFSAAKLTTKTALARTGTVIGSAAYAAPEQLMGKAVTSSDLYSLGVTCIHLLTSIHPFDLFNSLEGMWVWQDYLVEPISDRLTQTLNKMLEGAVKLRYQSAAQILQDLHLTQTLAQSLSVASPNPSVKPNTLTPTWQCVRTLRGHSSSIHAIAFHPDGQILASGGADRSVKLWHLESGIPSCTFSGHSSLIDTIAFSPDGQFLVSGSWDHTIKLWELTTQTLKHTLKQHSGWIKSVAFSSDGQLLASGSADKTINIWNLNLQDIQKTLDGHSSMIHTIVISPDGQILASGSADRTIKLWNLATGEIQLTLHGHTDAVNSLAFSPSGQLLISGSADATIQVWNLKTGDILLTLTEHTDAVHSVAISAKGRLLISGSADGTVRLWHPGRGKLIQTLSDHSAGVMSVAISPDSSTLASAAQDKTIKLWQFI, encoded by the coding sequence ATGAGTTACTGCCTTAACCTAACTTGTCCCAAACCCGACAACCCTGATCATGCCAGATTTTGCTCCACTTGTGGGTCAAAATTACTTTTAGGCGATCGCTACCGGGCGATGGAGTTGATTAGTCAGGGGGGTATTGGTCGTACCTTTCGGGCAATTGACGAATCTGAGTCGGGATTATCCACTTGTATTATCAAGCAGTTTTCACCCACCAATCAAGGGACAACCAATATTGAGAAAGCGGCGGCATCTTTTCGTCAAGAAGCCGCCCGATTACAAACTCTAGGCGAACATCCCCAGATTCCCCGACTGCTGGCTTATTTTGAACCCAATCCGCAAAGGGGAACGACGGGGGCGATCGTGCAATGCTTAGTAGAAGGAGAGAGTTTAGCTCAACAATTAGTGCAAGAAGGAGCATTTAATGAAACCCAGATCCGCCATATCTTGGCACAACTGTTGCCTGTATTACAGTATATTCATTCTCATCAGGTTATTCACCGAGATATTAATCCAGCCAATATTATTTGTTCTGCCAGTACAGGAATCGAGACAGACGCCGATACTCTGGTTCTCGTTGATTTTAGTGCCGCAAAATTGACCACAAAAACAGCATTAGCCAGAACCGGAACCGTGATTGGTTCTGCGGCTTATGCCGCCCCGGAACAACTGATGGGCAAAGCGGTAACAAGTAGTGATTTGTATAGTTTAGGGGTGACTTGTATTCATTTACTAACCAGCATTCATCCCTTTGACTTGTTTAACAGTTTAGAAGGAATGTGGGTGTGGCAAGACTACCTAGTTGAACCGATTAGCGATCGCCTCACGCAAACCTTGAATAAAATGCTGGAGGGGGCGGTAAAACTGCGCTATCAGTCAGCCGCCCAGATTCTCCAGGATTTGCATCTCACCCAGACGTTAGCCCAATCATTGTCAGTCGCTTCCCCAAATCCATCAGTTAAACCAAACACGCTAACACCGACGTGGCAATGTGTACGGACGTTGCGGGGTCATTCGAGTTCGATTCATGCGATCGCCTTTCATCCAGACGGACAGATTCTGGCGAGTGGGGGTGCGGATCGTAGCGTTAAACTCTGGCATCTGGAGAGTGGTATACCCAGTTGTACATTTTCTGGGCATTCTAGTTTAATTGATACCATTGCTTTTAGTCCAGATGGACAGTTTTTAGTCAGTGGGAGTTGGGATCACACGATTAAACTTTGGGAATTAACGACCCAAACATTAAAGCATACCCTGAAGCAACATTCAGGTTGGATTAAGTCAGTTGCTTTTAGTTCAGATGGACAGCTTCTCGCCAGTGGCAGTGCTGATAAAACAATTAACATTTGGAATTTAAACCTACAAGATATACAGAAAACTCTTGATGGTCATTCCAGCATGATTCATACGATTGTCATTAGTCCAGATGGACAGATTCTGGCAAGTGGTAGTGCAGATCGCACGATCAAATTGTGGAATTTAGCCACAGGTGAAATTCAACTGACCCTACATGGTCATACCGATGCCGTCAATTCACTTGCCTTTAGTCCTAGTGGTCAACTTTTAATCAGTGGTAGTGCGGATGCGACGATTCAAGTCTGGAACTTAAAGACAGGTGATATTTTATTGACGCTGACTGAACATACAGATGCGGTTCATTCTGTTGCCATCAGCGCCAAAGGTCGCCTATTAATTAGTGGTAGTGCTGATGGAACGGTTAGACTTTGGCATCCGGGTCGTGGAAAACTGATCCAGACCTTATCGGATCATTCCGCTGGTGTTATGTCTGTGGCAATTAGTCCAGATAGTTCAACCTTGGCGAGTGCGGCTCAAGATAAAACGATTAAACTTTGGCAATTTATTTAA
- the purF gene encoding amidophosphoribosyltransferase, translated as MILQPPHSSTPNPAESDQIISQRPDKPEEACGVFGIYAPDEDVAKLTYFGLFALQHRGQESAGIATFEGEQVRLYKNMGLVSQVFNEDILNQMPGTIAVGHTRYSTTGSSRVVNAQPAVVNTRLGSLALAHNGNLVNASELRTHLENRNYNEFLTTTDSEMIAIAIGAEVDQGKDWLEAAISAFNLCEGAYSLVIGTPEGVMGVRDPHGVRPLVIGTLGTNPMRYVLASETCGLDIIGAEYLRDVEPGELVWITEAGMASFHWSQKPQRKLCIFEMIYFARPDSVMQDESIYSYRLRLGRQLAKEAATDADIVIAVPDSGVPAAIGFSQESGIPYAEGLIKNRYVGRTFIQPTQSMRESGIRMKLNPLKDVLAGKRVIIVDDSIVRGTTSRKIVKALRDAGATEVHMRVSAPPVTHPCFYGIDTDSQDQLIAATKSVEEIAEQIGVDSLAYVSWDGMMLATQDNANTFCSACFTGDYPIPVPERLKRSKLMLEEAKV; from the coding sequence ATGATTCTCCAGCCACCCCACTCCTCTACCCCCAATCCTGCTGAATCTGATCAGATTATCAGCCAACGCCCCGACAAACCTGAAGAAGCTTGCGGGGTTTTTGGTATCTATGCACCAGACGAAGATGTCGCTAAGCTAACTTATTTTGGTTTGTTTGCCCTGCAACATCGGGGTCAAGAATCAGCGGGGATTGCCACCTTTGAGGGAGAACAGGTGCGTCTCTATAAGAATATGGGACTTGTCTCCCAAGTCTTTAACGAAGATATTTTGAACCAAATGCCCGGAACAATCGCGGTGGGTCATACCCGTTACTCGACAACGGGGTCGAGTCGGGTTGTCAATGCCCAACCTGCTGTTGTGAATACCCGCTTAGGGTCTTTGGCTTTAGCACATAATGGAAATTTAGTCAATGCTTCAGAGTTACGAACCCATTTAGAGAACCGCAACTATAATGAATTTTTGACCACGACGGATTCTGAGATGATTGCGATCGCGATCGGTGCGGAAGTGGATCAAGGGAAGGATTGGTTAGAGGCGGCGATTAGTGCGTTTAACCTTTGTGAAGGTGCCTATAGTTTAGTAATTGGTACGCCGGAAGGGGTGATGGGAGTGCGTGATCCCCATGGCGTTCGTCCCTTGGTGATTGGCACCTTAGGCACAAATCCGATGCGTTATGTCCTCGCCTCAGAAACCTGTGGGTTAGATATTATTGGTGCAGAATACCTACGGGATGTCGAACCCGGAGAATTGGTTTGGATTACCGAAGCCGGGATGGCGTCATTCCACTGGAGTCAAAAACCCCAACGCAAGCTGTGTATTTTTGAAATGATTTATTTTGCCCGCCCGGATAGCGTGATGCAGGATGAAAGCATCTACAGCTATCGGCTACGGTTGGGGCGTCAATTGGCAAAAGAAGCGGCGACTGACGCCGATATTGTGATTGCGGTACCGGATTCCGGTGTACCCGCCGCGATCGGCTTTTCCCAAGAGTCGGGAATTCCCTACGCGGAAGGATTGATTAAAAATCGCTATGTGGGGCGCACGTTTATCCAACCGACGCAGAGTATGCGAGAGTCGGGGATTCGGATGAAACTGAATCCTCTGAAAGATGTTCTCGCGGGTAAGCGAGTGATTATTGTAGACGATTCGATTGTTCGGGGAACCACGAGTCGGAAGATTGTCAAAGCGTTACGGGATGCAGGGGCGACTGAGGTTCACATGCGGGTTTCCGCACCACCTGTAACTCATCCCTGTTTCTATGGGATTGACACTGATTCTCAAGACCAGCTTATTGCGGCAACCAAGTCGGTTGAGGAAATTGCTGAACAAATTGGGGTGGATTCTCTGGCGTATGTGAGTTGGGACGGTATGATGCTGGCGACTCAAGATAATGCGAATACGTTCTGTTCGGCGTGTTTCACCGGAGATTATCCGATTCCAGTTCCCGAACGACTAAAACGCTCTAAGTTGATGCTGGAAGAAGCGAAGGTTTAA
- the purL gene encoding phosphoribosylformylglycinamidine synthase subunit PurL, whose protein sequence is MSTLSSAPFSPEEIAAEGLKPDEYAEIVKRLGRHPNKAELGMFGVMWSEHCCYKNSRPLLKQFPTTGKRILVGPGENAGVVDLGDGLQLAFKIESHNHPSAVEPYQGAATGVGGILRDIFTMGARPIAVLNSLRFGSLDNPRTRRLFTGVVAGISGYGNSVGVPTVGGEVYFDPAYTGNPLVNVMALGLMETPEIVKSGASGIGNPVLYVGSTTGRDGMGGASFASAELTDKSMDDRPAVQVGDPFLEKCLIEACLEAFKTGAVVAAQDMGAAGITCSTSEMAAKGGVGIELDLDLIPVRETGMVPYEYLLSESQERMLFVAHKGREQELIDIFHRWELHAVVAGTVIEEPIVRILFQGGVAAEIPATALSDNTPIYYRDVLTEAPDYAKKAWQWTVESLPSCTRNGIELSDEAKSWTDILLQLLDTPTIASKRWVYRQYDHQVQNNTVMLPGGADAAIIRLRPPESGRNAQSGVAATVDCNSRYIYLDPYEGAKAVVAEAARNLSCVGAEPVAVTDNLNFGSPEKPIGYWQLASACQGIAEACAELATPVTGGNVSLYNETVDSQGNPQPIYPTPVIGMVGAIPDLSQICSQGWQGEGDLIYLLGLSLTVTTPQLTLGGSEYLSAIHGVVAGKPPIVDFELERRVQAACREGIRRRFLNSAHDCAEGGLAVALAECCISGGLGAEIDLGLTEASLERRWDEILFGESASRILVSVKPEAQGDWEAYLTECLGESAQDWQRLGVVKSLSEGLKILMNDHPPLINATIADMSDRFFNALERRL, encoded by the coding sequence ATGTCTACTCTATCCTCTGCCCCCTTTTCCCCTGAAGAAATCGCCGCTGAAGGACTCAAACCGGACGAATACGCGGAAATTGTTAAACGCCTAGGGCGTCACCCCAATAAAGCTGAATTGGGGATGTTTGGCGTCATGTGGTCTGAACATTGTTGCTACAAGAACTCCCGCCCCCTCCTCAAACAATTCCCCACCACCGGGAAACGTATCCTAGTCGGTCCCGGTGAAAATGCGGGTGTGGTAGATTTGGGCGACGGACTTCAACTCGCGTTTAAAATTGAATCCCATAACCACCCCTCAGCAGTAGAACCCTATCAAGGTGCAGCTACAGGTGTTGGTGGAATACTACGGGATATCTTTACTATGGGGGCGCGTCCCATTGCGGTTTTGAATTCCCTGCGCTTCGGTTCCCTGGATAATCCCCGTACCCGGCGCTTATTTACGGGTGTGGTGGCGGGTATTTCTGGGTATGGTAACTCTGTTGGTGTCCCTACCGTTGGCGGTGAGGTGTACTTTGACCCCGCTTATACCGGGAATCCCCTGGTCAATGTGATGGCGCTGGGATTGATGGAAACGCCAGAAATTGTTAAATCTGGGGCGTCAGGGATTGGGAATCCGGTGCTGTATGTGGGTTCTACTACCGGACGCGATGGCATGGGCGGTGCGAGTTTTGCGAGTGCAGAACTGACCGATAAATCTATGGATGACCGCCCAGCGGTGCAAGTGGGTGACCCCTTCTTGGAAAAATGCCTGATTGAAGCCTGTTTAGAAGCCTTTAAAACTGGGGCGGTAGTCGCGGCACAGGATATGGGGGCGGCGGGGATTACTTGTTCGACCTCGGAAATGGCGGCAAAGGGGGGTGTGGGGATTGAATTAGATTTAGATTTAATTCCTGTCCGAGAAACAGGGATGGTTCCCTATGAATATTTACTCTCGGAATCCCAGGAACGGATGCTATTTGTGGCACATAAGGGACGAGAACAGGAATTAATTGATATTTTCCACCGTTGGGAACTTCATGCGGTTGTCGCGGGTACGGTGATTGAAGAACCGATTGTGCGGATTCTGTTTCAAGGGGGAGTGGCGGCGGAAATCCCAGCCACGGCGTTATCGGATAATACGCCAATTTATTATCGGGATGTGTTGACCGAAGCGCCAGACTATGCAAAGAAGGCGTGGCAATGGACGGTTGAGTCATTACCGAGTTGTACCCGTAACGGAATCGAACTGTCGGATGAGGCTAAATCCTGGACAGATATTCTCCTCCAACTCCTGGATACACCCACGATTGCCTCGAAACGCTGGGTCTATCGCCAGTATGACCATCAGGTGCAAAATAACACTGTGATGCTTCCCGGTGGTGCAGATGCGGCAATCATCCGCTTACGTCCCCCGGAATCGGGCAGAAATGCCCAATCGGGTGTCGCGGCTACGGTGGATTGTAATTCTCGCTATATCTATCTTGATCCTTACGAAGGGGCAAAGGCTGTGGTTGCTGAAGCCGCCCGCAATTTAAGTTGTGTGGGGGCAGAACCTGTTGCTGTAACCGATAATCTGAATTTTGGGTCACCAGAAAAGCCGATAGGATACTGGCAACTGGCATCGGCTTGTCAGGGTATCGCCGAGGCTTGTGCAGAATTGGCGACGCCTGTGACGGGGGGAAATGTCTCGCTGTATAACGAAACCGTGGATAGTCAGGGAAATCCCCAACCGATTTATCCCACCCCGGTGATTGGAATGGTGGGGGCGATTCCCGATTTAAGTCAGATTTGTTCTCAAGGATGGCAGGGTGAAGGGGATTTAATTTATTTATTGGGATTATCACTAACTGTAACTACACCGCAGTTAACCCTAGGTGGTTCAGAATACTTGAGTGCGATTCATGGCGTTGTTGCTGGAAAACCGCCTATTGTGGATTTTGAGTTAGAACGTCGGGTGCAAGCGGCTTGTCGTGAAGGCATTCGCCGCCGCTTCCTGAATTCAGCCCATGATTGTGCGGAGGGTGGATTAGCTGTGGCGCTGGCGGAATGTTGTATTTCTGGCGGATTGGGGGCTGAGATTGACTTAGGATTGACGGAGGCGTCTCTAGAACGGCGTTGGGATGAAATTTTATTTGGTGAAAGCGCCAGTCGGATTCTGGTGTCGGTGAAGCCGGAAGCCCAAGGGGATTGGGAGGCTTACCTGACGGAATGTCTAGGAGAATCTGCCCAGGATTGGCAACGGTTGGGGGTGGTTAAATCTCTCTCGGAAGGATTAAAAATTTTAATGAACGATCATCCTCCCTTAATCAACGCTACGATCGCAGATATGAGCGATCGCTTCTTTAACGCATTAGAACGTCGCTTGTAG
- a CDS encoding class I SAM-dependent methyltransferase: MVNRKDTLWEQFLQPIVGVFIDGEQLRQLYESIDWEQESDRVSTPDLVYPDYYKSQNFHGIEGGYLNGSAATSYDPITQYALPPNETWVRQELINRIQGTPRRILDLGCGTGSTTLLLKQAFPEAEVIGLDLSPYMLVMAERKAKAAGVEIQWRHGKAEETGLPEASFDLVTASLLFHETPPAVAKSILRESFRLLKGGGQVLILDGNQRTLRQVNWLTEVFEEPYIKAYATDSVDAWMGSAGFEAVQTQDVWLLNQVTQGMKPLPVDEQVYQRTQRRTIDDFGSEGIPAPA; encoded by the coding sequence ATGGTGAATCGCAAAGACACGCTTTGGGAGCAATTCTTACAACCCATTGTTGGCGTATTCATCGACGGGGAGCAATTGCGCCAGCTTTATGAGAGCATTGACTGGGAACAAGAGAGCGATCGCGTCTCAACGCCTGACTTAGTTTACCCTGATTACTACAAGAGTCAGAACTTCCACGGGATTGAAGGGGGTTACTTGAATGGTAGTGCGGCAACCAGCTATGATCCGATTACCCAATACGCTTTACCTCCCAACGAAACCTGGGTACGCCAGGAGTTAATCAATCGCATCCAGGGAACACCGCGACGGATTCTGGATTTAGGCTGCGGTACGGGTTCAACGACTCTACTGTTAAAACAGGCGTTTCCTGAAGCTGAGGTAATCGGTTTGGATTTGTCCCCTTATATGTTAGTCATGGCAGAGCGCAAAGCTAAAGCCGCTGGGGTAGAGATTCAATGGCGTCATGGCAAAGCGGAAGAGACGGGTTTACCAGAGGCGTCTTTTGACCTGGTAACCGCTTCCTTATTATTCCACGAAACCCCCCCAGCCGTGGCAAAGTCGATTTTGCGGGAAAGCTTCCGACTCCTCAAGGGAGGTGGACAAGTTCTGATCTTAGATGGGAATCAGCGAACCTTGCGTCAAGTAAACTGGTTAACGGAGGTGTTTGAAGAACCCTATATCAAAGCTTACGCCACCGATAGCGTAGACGCCTGGATGGGTTCGGCTGGGTTTGAAGCGGTGCAGACTCAAGACGTGTGGTTGCTGAATCAGGTTACCCAAGGCATGAAACCTCTCCCGGTAGACGAACAAGTGTACCAACGGACTCAACGCCGTACAATCGACGACTTCGGTTCTGAAGGTATTCCAGCTCCAGCATAG
- a CDS encoding HAD family hydrolase, translated as MSLKAVLFDFNGVIINDESMHQQLIEDILLGENLRPSASDYWEDCLGRSDRACLKVLLEKRGRVVSDDDLTRLISRKADAYRRQLETLSKLPIYPGVEDLIYKIRVAQLPMGVVSGALRKEVELVLDRAKLLQYFPVIVAGDDIKVSKPEPDGYLLAVERLNQQFPELNAKSSDCLAIEDTPAGIEAAKRAGMQVVGVANTYPFHMLQRQADWTVDYLHQLELERVQEVYAQVVG; from the coding sequence ATGAGTTTAAAGGCAGTTCTGTTTGATTTCAACGGCGTGATTATCAACGATGAGTCGATGCATCAGCAACTCATCGAAGACATTCTGCTGGGCGAAAATCTGCGTCCCTCGGCGTCGGATTACTGGGAGGATTGTTTGGGGCGTAGCGATCGCGCTTGCTTAAAAGTATTATTGGAGAAACGAGGTCGGGTGGTAAGTGATGACGACTTAACCCGTTTAATCTCCCGAAAAGCCGACGCCTACCGCCGTCAACTGGAAACTCTGTCTAAATTACCGATATATCCGGGAGTCGAAGATTTAATTTACAAAATCCGCGTGGCTCAATTACCCATGGGAGTAGTGAGTGGTGCTTTGCGAAAGGAAGTTGAGTTAGTCTTGGATCGGGCTAAACTCTTGCAATATTTTCCGGTTATTGTGGCAGGGGATGACATTAAGGTGAGTAAACCGGAACCGGATGGATATCTGTTAGCTGTGGAACGCCTCAATCAACAGTTTCCAGAACTTAATGCCAAATCCTCTGATTGTCTCGCCATAGAGGATACACCAGCGGGTATTGAAGCCGCCAAACGCGCCGGGATGCAAGTTGTCGGCGTTGCTAATACCTATCCCTTCCACATGCTTCAGCGTCAAGCCGACTGGACGGTTGATTATCTGCATCAGCTTGAACTTGAGCGCGTGCAGGAAGTTTATGCTCAAGTTGTGGGTTAG
- a CDS encoding endonuclease domain-containing protein yields the protein MALPTSGNRNLNTPDFHLPYDSRLVARAKSLRQNPTPAEKKLWRDYLRTFKFRILRQRPIDYFIVDFYCAALKLVIEIDGDSHFTDQGKVYDFNRTSILEGYGLQVVRFTNEEVLNHFESVCQKIDAIASTASAVLQPTPTQNS from the coding sequence ATGGCATTACCAACATCAGGCAACCGAAACCTCAACACCCCAGACTTTCATCTTCCCTATGATTCGCGCCTAGTAGCCAGAGCAAAATCCCTTCGCCAAAATCCAACCCCAGCCGAGAAAAAACTCTGGCGAGACTACCTGAGAACATTTAAATTCCGGATACTGCGACAGAGACCTATTGATTACTTCATTGTTGATTTTTACTGTGCTGCCTTGAAATTAGTGATTGAAATAGATGGGGATTCTCATTTTACAGACCAAGGGAAAGTCTATGATTTTAACAGAACCAGTATATTAGAAGGCTATGGTTTGCAGGTCGTTCGGTTTACAAATGAGGAGGTACTCAATCATTTTGAAAGTGTTTGTCAAAAGATTGATGCGATCGCCTCAACCGCCTCAGCCGTTCTACAGCCCACGCCAACTCAAAACTCATGA